A genomic segment from Hemitrygon akajei chromosome 27, sHemAka1.3, whole genome shotgun sequence encodes:
- the gpr25 gene encoding probable G-protein coupled receptor 25, translating to MKMSSEEYFNMTDNYPTLELMTNYYVDDINGDICYHENLPWANISISVLYYLIFLIGSLGNIFVIINMAFKEKKRRRLVDTFVINLAVADLIFVFSLPLWASSAGNNHHWTFGNELCKISSYIIAVNKYSSIFFLTCMSIDRYLAIVKMLDFKHLRTQNYAMTISFVIWFASMLLAIPSAYFRKLIPAQDDEIRCTEDSDSYFYRGFYLFAICLTFILPVIVILFCYCSILNRLRVHYEYNNKVLQRRENSLKIIFAIVSGFVLSWLPFNIFKTISLCLEFSNVNMSCWAIVNHCLAIASCLAFVNSCMNPIIYAFLDRNFRLRAHRFLGCIFGNFRRRRNSIGSVSMATDSSMFAEPSKLNHL from the coding sequence ATGAAAATGTCCAGTGAAGAATACTTTAACATGACTGATAATTATCCAACTCTTGAACTTATGACTAATTATTATGTCGATGACATAAATGGCGATATCTGTTACCATGAGAATTTACCTTGGGCAAACATTTCAATCTCAGTCCTCTACTATCTGATCTTCTTGATTGGATCTCTGGGTAATATCTTTGTCATTATAAACATGGCCTTCAAAGAGAAGAAAAGGAGGAGACTGGTGGATACATTTGTGATCAACTTAGCAGTTGCAGACCTGATTTTTGTCTTCAGCTTGCCTTTGTGGGCATCCTCAGCTGGCAACAATCACCACTGGACCTTTGGCAATGAACTCTGCAAAATTAGCAGCTACATCATTGCTGTCAACAAGTACTCAAGCATCTTTTTTCTCACCTGCATGAGCATTGACCGCTATTTGGCCATTGTTAAGATGCTCGACTTCAAGCACCTCAGGACGCAGAATTATGCTATGACAATCAGTTTCGTGATCTGGTTTGCATCCATGCTTCTAGCCATTCCGTCTGCCTACTTCAGGAAACTTATACCTGCACAAGATGATGAAATCCGATGCACCGAAGACTCAGATTCTTATTTTTACCGAGGTTTCTATTTGTTTGCTATTTGCCTGACCTTCATCCTGCCTGTCATTGTTATATTGTTCTGCTACTGCTCGATTCTTAATAGGCTAAGGGTTCATTATGAATACAACAACAAGGTTCTCCAGAGAAGAGAAAACTCCTTAAAAATCATCTTTGCCATTGTGTCTGGGTTTGTTTTGTCTTGGTTGCCCTTTAACATTTTCAAGACTATCAGTCTGTGCTTGGAATTCAGCAATGTTAACATGTCTTGCTGGGCTATAGTCAACCATTGCTTGGCCATTGCTTCTTGCCTGGCTTTCGTTAACAGCTGCATGAACCCAATCATTTATGCCTTCTTAGATCGGAATTTCAGACTGAGAGCTCATCGATTCTTAGGTTGTATCTTTGGAAACTTCAGAAGGAGAAGGAACAGCATTGGCTCTGTGTCGATGGCCACCGACAGCAGCATGTTCGCAGAACCTTCAAAATTAAACCATCTCTAG